AGATGGAAAATGTCGAACTGGCAAGGGGCGTCCGATTTCGGAATTGCCCATCCCGGCCGAGATTGCTGCGCAGGGGACCGCCGCCGTGAGACGCTATCAGGACCAGCATCGCTTGGCCTATCAGCACGAAGCGCCCGTCAATTGGTGTCCAGGACTTGGAACCGTTCTCGCCAACGAAGAGGTTGTGGACGGAAAAAGTGATCGAGGTGGACATCCGGTCGAGCGTTTTCCATTGCGCCAATGGTTGCTGCGAATCACCGCTTATGGCGACCGATTGGCTTCCGAATTGGACGATCTGCAATGGCCCGATTCGATCAAGTCAATGCAGAAGAATTGGATTGGCCGTAGCGAGGGAGCCGAAGTCGATTTCTTTGTCGGTCAGTCGTCGTTCGACGAGTGGAAATCCGGACGTGCGAAGACCGGTTTTCCACGTGAACCCGGCAACGACGTGCTGCGCGTTTATACGACACGGCCCGATACGCTGTTCGGCGTCACCTATATGGTCCTTGCGCCAGAACATCCGGCCGTTGCGCTCTTGACCAACTCGACACAGCAAGTCGCGGTCGATGCGTATCGTCAACAGGCGGCGATGAAAAGCGATCTCGATCGAACGGACTTGGCCAAGGGCAAGTCGGGGGTTTTTACGGGCGGTTACGCGATCAATCCCGTCAACGGCGAACGAGTTCCCGTTTGGATTGCCGACTATGTGCTGATCAGCTACGGCACTGGAGCCATCATGGCAGTGCCTGCACACGACACCCGCGACTTGGAATTCGCGACCGTGTTTCAGATCGACGTCCGACCGGTTGTCGCGCCGGTCGAGACTCCGACGGTCGGAACACCAGGCTTCTTCGAGTACGGGGTCGCAGTCAACTCGGGGCCTTACAATGGTCTGCCGACGCTTGAATTTAAGTCACGCATCACAACAGACCTCGACCTTCAGGGACTCGCTCACAAAGCCGTCAATTACCGCTTGCGAGATTGGTTGTTCTCACGCCAGCGCTATTGGGGCGAACCATTTCCAATCTGGCATGAGCTCGATGCAAGCGGTCAGCCGACCGGGTTGCTTCGGACCGATTCCGAAACAACGTTGCCAGTACTGCTGCCAGAGATGGCCGACTTCAAGCCCACGGGAACGCCCGAGCCGATGTTGTCCAAAGCTCCCGATTCGTGGCTCTATACGACGGCCACGGATGGAACCCGCCTGAAACGTGAAACGAACACCATGCCCCAATGGGCCGGGTCGTGCTGGTACTATTTGCGATTTGCCGACCCGAAGAATGGGACGCAGTTCCTTGATCCGGCGATCGAAAAGTCGTGGTTGCCTGTCGATCTGTATATCGGTGGAGCCGAACACGCCGTGCTCCACCTGCTCTATTCGCGTTTCTGGCATAAGGTGCTTTTTGATCGGGGCCACGTCTCGACCGCTGAACCGTTCCAGCGATTGGTGAATCAGGGGATGATTCTGGGTGAAGTCGAGTTCACCGCGTATGTCCTGGGCGAGTCTGCAGGCACTCAGGCTGATCCTGAATCTCGTCGCTGGGTCTCTGTCCGCGACCTGAAAGAGGGTGTTGACGAAGAGGGCGTTGCCACTCGTGTCGTCGAAAAGACGGGCGAACTTGCGACGCCGGTGAAAGTCGGCGCGGATCAAGTCGAAAAGAAGGGTGACGGCTTTGTGCTGCAAGGCCACCCACATATCGCGATTGATAGTCGTGCTCACAAAATGTCAAAGTCACGTGGAAACGTGATCAATCCTGATATCGTCGTGAATCAGTTTGGCGCCGACTCGCTCAGGCTCTACGAAATGTTCATGGGCCCCTTCGACGCGGTGAAGCCATGGAGCATGAAGGGAGTCGAAGGCGTCTCACGGTTTCTTGCACGCGTCTGGCGCATGGTCATTGATGAGCAGCAGGAAACGGTGGTGCAGTTGAATGCGGCCGTGCACGATGTCGAACCGACGGCGGCCCAGCTTCGGACGTTACACCGGACAATCAAGTCGGTCACACGCGATATTGAAACGATGGGCTTCAATACCGCCATTAGCCGCATGATGGAGTTCGTCAATGATTTCACGGCTCAGGACGTGCGTCCCAAGTCGGTGATGGAACCGTTCATCCTGTTGCTGAGCCCGTTTGCTCCGCATCTGGCGGAAGAGTTGTGGCACGCGTTGGGGCATTCGAAGAGTCTCGCCTACGAGCCCTGGCCGAAGCATAACGAAGCGTACCTTGTCGAATCCGAGATCGAAATTCCGGTTCAGTTGAACGGCAAGCTGCGTGGGAAGGTGACGGTTCCGGCGGGTTCGGATCAAGCGACGATCGAAGCTGCGGCCAAGGCCGATGAAACCATCGCGAGTCAGTTGGCGGGGAAAACGATCGTCAAAACGATTGTCGTTCCCGGCAAGATGGTCAACTTCGTTGTGAAGTAATTGTTCGTCACGAAGCCAATGCAAAAGCCGGTTGCAGCTCATTCGTGACCTGCAACCGGCTGTGTTCATCATCGATCGAAAGTGACCTTCCGCAACGTCATTCCGCAACGACGGGATTGACCAGCACGCCGACATGTTCGATGTCGACTTCCATGCGAT
The window above is part of the Schlesneria paludicola DSM 18645 genome. Proteins encoded here:
- the leuS gene encoding leucine--tRNA ligase; this translates as MPRYDDEVKRIEPKWQAYWDEHQTFKIDLKADTPASEKLYVLDMFPYPSGAGLHVGHPEGYTATDIVSRFSRMHGKQVLHPMGWDAFGLPAEDYAIKTGTHPRVTTAKNIETFKRQLKSLGFSYDWSREFATTDPDYYRWTQWIFLQLFDTWYDRDHVWTGPDGKCRTGKGRPISELPIPAEIAAQGTAAVRRYQDQHRLAYQHEAPVNWCPGLGTVLANEEVVDGKSDRGGHPVERFPLRQWLLRITAYGDRLASELDDLQWPDSIKSMQKNWIGRSEGAEVDFFVGQSSFDEWKSGRAKTGFPREPGNDVLRVYTTRPDTLFGVTYMVLAPEHPAVALLTNSTQQVAVDAYRQQAAMKSDLDRTDLAKGKSGVFTGGYAINPVNGERVPVWIADYVLISYGTGAIMAVPAHDTRDLEFATVFQIDVRPVVAPVETPTVGTPGFFEYGVAVNSGPYNGLPTLEFKSRITTDLDLQGLAHKAVNYRLRDWLFSRQRYWGEPFPIWHELDASGQPTGLLRTDSETTLPVLLPEMADFKPTGTPEPMLSKAPDSWLYTTATDGTRLKRETNTMPQWAGSCWYYLRFADPKNGTQFLDPAIEKSWLPVDLYIGGAEHAVLHLLYSRFWHKVLFDRGHVSTAEPFQRLVNQGMILGEVEFTAYVLGESAGTQADPESRRWVSVRDLKEGVDEEGVATRVVEKTGELATPVKVGADQVEKKGDGFVLQGHPHIAIDSRAHKMSKSRGNVINPDIVVNQFGADSLRLYEMFMGPFDAVKPWSMKGVEGVSRFLARVWRMVIDEQQETVVQLNAAVHDVEPTAAQLRTLHRTIKSVTRDIETMGFNTAISRMMEFVNDFTAQDVRPKSVMEPFILLLSPFAPHLAEELWHALGHSKSLAYEPWPKHNEAYLVESEIEIPVQLNGKLRGKVTVPAGSDQATIEAAAKADETIASQLAGKTIVKTIVVPGKMVNFVVK